Proteins co-encoded in one Halorussus lipolyticus genomic window:
- a CDS encoding deoxyuridine 5'-triphosphate nucleotidohydrolase — MFESGPFVAEHVSETDDDQIQPNGVDLTLEAVYEQREPGRIGRDGKEVGDRRQLETEQVADDAPETYYLTPGGYVVQYAETVEIPENHVGYIYPRSSLLRNSCMLNTAVWDAGYEGKGEGLLEVHHDIEIETGARIAQLVLAEADHDDTYAGSYQGENVGLDEF, encoded by the coding sequence ATGTTCGAAAGCGGCCCCTTCGTCGCCGAACACGTTTCGGAGACCGACGACGACCAGATTCAACCCAACGGCGTGGACCTCACGCTGGAAGCGGTCTACGAACAGCGCGAACCCGGACGCATCGGCCGGGACGGCAAGGAGGTCGGCGACCGCCGACAACTGGAGACCGAACAGGTCGCCGACGACGCCCCCGAAACCTACTACCTGACGCCGGGCGGCTACGTGGTTCAGTACGCCGAGACCGTCGAAATTCCGGAGAACCACGTCGGATACATCTACCCCCGGTCGTCGCTTCTACGCAACTCCTGCATGCTCAACACCGCGGTCTGGGACGCCGGCTACGAGGGCAAGGGCGAGGGCCTGCTGGAGGTCCACCACGACATCGAAATCGAGACCGGCGCGCGCATCGCCCAACTCGTCCTCGCCGAGGCCGACCACGACGACACCTACGCCGGGTCGTATCAGGGCGAGAACGTCGGATTGGACGAGTTCTGA
- the trpB gene encoding tryptophan synthase subunit beta produces the protein MVDSSEFGDFGGRHVPEPLKEPLEHLAEAFDEIHDTDRFRQRFRNYLEDFAGRPTPVFHAERLSDEFGAQIYLKREDLLHGGAHKINNCLGQAILAEEAGKDRLIAETGAGQHGVATAMVGALLGIDTEIYMGKKDADRQRMNVFRMRLMGAEVNEVTRGGSGLADAVDVALEDFAENMDDTHYLVGSVVGPDPFPRMVREFQAVIGREARDQMQEKVGQLPDAAVACVGGGSNAIGLFHAFRDDDVDFYGAEGGGKGEGSGQHAAPLAEGEEGVMHGMKTRTLDEDTEVHSVSAGLDYPAVGPEHAMYQAVGRCDYRAVEDDAALDAFRTLSEKEGIIPALESSHAVALARDLAQDMDEDDVILVNLSGRGDKDMEQAAEMFDL, from the coding sequence ACCGACCGGTTCCGACAGCGATTCCGGAACTATCTGGAGGACTTCGCCGGGCGACCGACGCCGGTCTTCCACGCCGAGCGACTCTCCGACGAGTTCGGTGCCCAGATTTACCTCAAGCGCGAGGACCTCCTCCACGGCGGCGCGCACAAAATCAACAACTGCCTCGGGCAGGCCATCCTCGCCGAGGAGGCCGGCAAAGACCGCCTCATCGCCGAGACCGGCGCGGGCCAGCACGGCGTGGCCACCGCGATGGTGGGCGCGCTGTTGGGCATCGACACCGAGATTTACATGGGCAAAAAGGACGCCGACCGCCAGCGAATGAACGTCTTCCGGATGCGCCTGATGGGCGCGGAGGTCAACGAGGTCACTCGCGGCGGGTCGGGCCTCGCCGACGCGGTGGACGTGGCGCTCGAAGATTTCGCGGAGAACATGGACGATACTCATTATTTGGTCGGTTCGGTCGTCGGCCCCGACCCCTTCCCGCGAATGGTCCGGGAGTTTCAGGCCGTCATCGGCAGAGAGGCCCGTGACCAGATGCAGGAGAAGGTGGGCCAACTTCCGGACGCCGCAGTCGCCTGCGTCGGCGGCGGGTCGAACGCCATCGGCCTGTTCCACGCCTTCCGGGACGACGACGTGGACTTCTACGGCGCGGAGGGCGGCGGCAAGGGCGAGGGGTCGGGCCAGCACGCCGCACCGCTCGCGGAGGGCGAGGAGGGCGTCATGCACGGGATGAAGACCCGAACCTTGGACGAGGACACCGAGGTCCACTCGGTGTCGGCGGGCCTCGACTACCCCGCCGTCGGCCCGGAACACGCCATGTATCAGGCGGTCGGTCGGTGCGACTACCGCGCGGTCGAAGACGACGCCGCCTTGGACGCCTTCCGGACGCTCTCGGAGAAGGAGGGCATCATCCCCGCGCTGGAATCGAGTCACGCCGTCGCGCTGGCGCGGGACCTCGCTCAGGACATGGACGAGGACGACGTGATTCTGGTGAACCTCTCGGGCCGAGGCGACAAGGACATGGAGCAGGCCGCCGAGATGTTCGACCTCTAA
- a CDS encoding aconitate hydratase, translated as MGQTLTEKILEDHLVEGELETGEEIGIEIDQVLTQDTTGTLVWLQFEALGLDEVQTELAAQYCDHQTYQFDFKNTDDHRFLRSAAGTYGAHFSRPGNGICHNVHKENFAAPGKTMLGSDSHTPTPGGLGELAIGSGGLDVTVAMGGGAYYIEMPEVVNVRLEGELPEWGTAKDVILEMLRRLSVKGGVGKIFEYTGPGVESLSVPERTTITNMGTELGATSSIFPTDENTKDYLERLGRGDEHVEIGPDEDADYDDQITIDLSEIEPLIAKPSMPDNVVPVSEVEGTEVDQVMIGSCTNGAYEDILPAAKMLEGRSTNQTTEMIVAPGSKQASEMLARNGHVAEMMAAGVNFSEATCGACIGIGHVPASDSVSLRTFNRNFEGRSGIEDDNVYLCSPEVATAAAIKGEIVDPRNLADELGDLEDPGFEMPDEYIGSNVDLISPDEAPDDELIKGPNIGDVPLKDEMGSDLEGPNLLKMEDNITTDHIIPATSDILKFRSNIPKLSEFTLSRVDDQFAERAQQSDGGFLVAGENYGQGSSREHAALCPMYLGVEGVLAQSFARIHKANLFNFGLIPLTIDEETYEKIDQGDNIEIVDDVAEAVRSGKEEFTVRVNDEWEATAHLDASERERQILADGGKLSHTKKQAESGGDSPAPADD; from the coding sequence ATGGGACAGACGCTAACGGAAAAAATCCTCGAGGACCACCTCGTCGAGGGCGAACTCGAAACCGGCGAGGAGATCGGAATCGAGATCGACCAAGTTCTCACGCAGGACACGACAGGGACGCTCGTGTGGCTTCAGTTCGAGGCGCTCGGACTGGACGAAGTGCAGACCGAACTGGCGGCGCAGTACTGCGACCACCAGACCTACCAGTTCGACTTCAAGAACACCGACGACCACCGTTTCCTCCGGTCGGCCGCGGGCACCTACGGCGCGCACTTCTCCCGACCCGGTAATGGGATTTGTCACAACGTCCACAAGGAGAACTTCGCGGCACCCGGCAAGACGATGCTTGGCTCGGACTCCCACACGCCGACTCCCGGTGGCCTCGGCGAACTCGCCATCGGTTCCGGCGGTCTCGACGTGACGGTCGCCATGGGCGGCGGCGCGTACTACATCGAGATGCCGGAAGTCGTCAACGTCCGACTCGAAGGCGAACTCCCCGAGTGGGGAACCGCCAAGGACGTCATCCTCGAGATGCTCCGACGACTCAGCGTGAAGGGCGGCGTCGGCAAAATCTTCGAGTACACCGGTCCGGGCGTCGAGAGCCTCTCGGTCCCCGAGCGGACGACCATCACCAACATGGGTACCGAACTCGGTGCCACCTCGTCCATCTTCCCGACCGACGAGAATACGAAGGACTACCTCGAACGCCTCGGTCGCGGCGACGAACACGTCGAAATCGGCCCCGACGAGGACGCCGACTACGACGACCAAATCACCATCGACCTCTCGGAAATCGAGCCGCTCATCGCCAAGCCCTCGATGCCCGACAACGTCGTGCCCGTCAGCGAAGTCGAGGGCACGGAAGTCGATCAGGTCATGATCGGCTCCTGTACGAACGGTGCCTACGAGGACATCCTCCCGGCCGCCAAGATGCTGGAAGGCCGCTCGACGAACCAGACGACCGAGATGATCGTCGCGCCCGGTTCCAAGCAGGCCTCCGAGATGCTCGCCCGGAACGGCCACGTCGCCGAGATGATGGCCGCCGGTGTCAACTTCTCCGAGGCGACGTGTGGTGCCTGTATCGGCATCGGTCACGTCCCGGCCAGCGACTCCGTTTCGCTCCGTACCTTCAACCGCAACTTCGAGGGTCGGTCCGGCATCGAGGACGACAACGTCTACCTCTGCTCGCCGGAAGTCGCCACCGCGGCGGCAATCAAGGGCGAAATCGTGGACCCGCGCAACCTCGCCGACGAACTCGGCGACCTCGAGGACCCCGGCTTCGAGATGCCCGACGAGTACATCGGAAGCAACGTGGACCTCATCTCCCCGGACGAGGCCCCCGACGACGAACTCATCAAGGGTCCGAACATCGGCGACGTGCCGCTGAAGGACGAGATGGGGTCGGACCTCGAAGGCCCGAACCTCCTGAAGATGGAGGACAACATCACGACCGACCACATCATCCCGGCGACCTCGGACATCCTGAAGTTCCGGTCGAACATCCCGAAGCTCTCGGAGTTCACCCTCTCGCGCGTGGACGACCAGTTCGCCGAGCGCGCACAGCAGTCCGACGGTGGCTTCCTCGTGGCCGGCGAGAACTACGGTCAGGGTAGCTCGCGCGAACACGCGGCGCTCTGCCCGATGTACCTCGGCGTGGAGGGCGTCCTCGCACAGAGCTTCGCCCGCATCCACAAGGCGAACCTGTTCAACTTCGGTCTCATCCCGCTGACCATCGACGAGGAGACCTACGAGAAGATAGACCAAGGCGACAACATCGAAATCGTGGACGACGTGGCCGAGGCAGTCCGCTCCGGCAAAGAGGAGTTCACGGTTCGCGTCAACGACGAGTGGGAAGCGACGGCCCACCTCGACGCCTCCGAGCGCGAGCGCCAGATTCTCGCCGACGGTGGCAAGCTCTCGCACACGAAGAAGCAGGCCGAGTCCGGCGGCGACTCGCCCGCTCCCGCGGACGACTAA